The following proteins are co-located in the Silene latifolia isolate original U9 population chromosome 1, ASM4854445v1, whole genome shotgun sequence genome:
- the LOC141647073 gene encoding universal stress protein PHOS34-like, translated as MEQETGILTGSGTTSGTSTKQEEETPLIEEKKVMKVMVGLDESDASFYGLNWALQHLFTPKTLVDDPSVSLNEEGCLVYLAHVQTSFQNYVYPAGPGLHTAAFAASSVVESVRQAQAEVSARILERALSFCTHNKVRAETLILEGDPKEEICKAIEQTHVDMLVVGSRGLGQIKRAFLGSVSDYCAHHASCPVLIVKPPKEAHLSLNTKRSQ; from the exons atggAGCAAGAAACAGGAATATTAACAGGAAGTGGAACAACATCAGGAACATCAACAAAACAAGAAGAAGAAACTCCATTAATTGAAGAAAAGAAGGTGATGAAAGTAATGGTAGGTTTGGATGAAAGTGATGCAAGTTTTTATGGACTTAATTGggcacttcaacatctttttacTCCCAAAACTTTAGTGGATGATCCTAGTGTAAGTTTAAATGAAGAGGGTTGTTTGGTGTATTTAGCTCATGTTCAAACCTCTTTTCAAAATTATGTTTACCCTGCCGGGCCGGGTTTGCATACTG CTGCTTTTGCTGCGTCAAGTGTAGTAGAGTCGGTTAGGCAAGCACAAGCGGAAGTTTCAGCTCGAATCCTTGAGCGTGCATTGTCATTTTGCACACACAACAAG GTGAGAGCAGAAACATTGATTCTTGAAGGAGACCCGAAGGAGGAGATATGCAAAGCGATTGAACAGACGCATGTGGATATGTTAGTCGTAGGTAGTCGCGGCCTAGGACAAATAAAAAG GGCATTTCTGGGAAGTGTCAGCGATTATTGCGCTCACCATGCAAGTTGCCCCGTTTTGATCGTGAAGCCGCCAAAAGAAGCCCACTTAAGCTTAAATACAAAGCGATCGCAGTGA